In Bernardetia litoralis DSM 6794, the genomic window AAAAAACATGATAGGAAAAGTAACTTTTTCATATAAAAGGCAAATATTAAATGATAGAAAATTAAATTAAGCAAATATATGACTTTTTCTTTTGTAAACCATATAGTTATAGAAAAAACAATGTACAAACAAAAATGCCTTTCTGTTATATAATAATATAGCAAAAAGGCATTTTGAAAAATAGATAACTAAGTTTTACATTCTTTCAAATGTATAACGATAAGTAGCTGTTATTTTGCCTGGTTTAGATACTTGCCATTCCCAAACCATTGTATTTCCACTAATACTAGTAACATTAATTTCTACACTTCCATCAAATATTAAAAATTGACCAGTAGAAGTATAAGTACCAGCTATTTCTGTAGGACTAGGAAAAGCTGTTGGATTTGTTAATACATAAGTTCCTGCTGAGTTTAAAGCAATAGAAAAACCTGCAAAGTCAGCAGCTTCTGCCGTTTCTCCTGTGAAAGTAGCTTTTACAAGTTTCCAATCTCCTGCATAAGCAGAACCAGTAGTATCATTTTCATCATCACCATTAAAGCTAGAGCAAGATGTAAATACTCCAACACTTACTAATAAGATAAAAAGAGCAACTATACGCACATAATTAAATTTCATATAAATTCGTATTTTAAGTTTTGTGATGTAAAAATACAACTAAAAAGTTGTATTTAAAATTATATAATAAAATTTTTATTTAAAGTAGAATTATTTCTAAAAAAAATAAAAATAATTCTACTTCAACTAATTAGCGTACAACGCTTACTTTTTGCTGATATGTACCTTGAGCCGTTTCTACACGAACGATATACATACCAGAAGCTATATTTCCTAAATTAATAGAAGTTTGAGTAGCATTCTCGTTGTATAAACTCTCTGTCCAGAAAGACTTGTTACACTTACAGTTGCAGAAGCAGAACCGTCTTGTAGTCTAAGATTGAACTCTCCATTGTTAGGGTTAGGGAAGAATGCAAAACCTGTTTTCTCATTATCTTCTTCTCCTAAAACGATAGAAGGCTTAACAGTTGCTATATTAGAATAAGTACCATACGTCCCATTTACAAAAATAGGGCGTACTCTAAAGTTTATTTTTTCTCCATTTATAAGACCAACAGCTTCAAAATTAGTGGTAGAGCTATATCCAAATAAGAAATAACTACCAAACTGACCTGGGTCAGCATATACTTCATATTCACGAATTGGCGAATCACAATCTCCTTCTCTTACCCAGTCTAAAGTAGCAGTATTATAACCAGCTTGAGCTGATAAATTTGTACCTACTGGAGGAGTAACAGGCTCATAAGAGAATGTAGAAGATTGATCTGTACAACCATCAGTAGTAGTAACTACAGCATAATAGTTTGCTCTGAACTGTAAATCTTCAGGGTTGAATTCTAGACCAGTAGTTATAGGTAAGTTTGTAAGAGCGTTATACCAAGTAACTGTAACATCATCAGGAAGATAATTTCCAACAGTAGCTTCTATTTGTTCTACATTACACTCATTAAAATTACCAGTGTGAGCAATCGAAATTGTAGGAAAAAGCTTGTTATTTGTATAGACACGAGTGAGTCCATCATCTTTTTGACCTAAGAATAAGTCCAAGTTTCCATCATTATTTATGTCAACTAATGCAGGGTTTTGCCAAGTACTAATATTTTGTATGCCAAAAGGAAAATCTACTGGAGGTGCAAAATCAAGTTGTGTGTTATTCCCAGTAGTATTGTTATAATAAGATAAAGAAGTAAGTCCAATACCATCTTTCTGTCCTACAAACATATCTATATCTCCATCACTGTCAACATCTCCAAAAGTTGTTCTTGTATAAGAACCAACCCCCGCTATACCAAAAGGGTCAAAAACAGGAGCAGCAAAATTAGGTGCAGATGCAGTACCAGTGTTTTCAAACAATATTACACCATTTCCTTTTGTACCACTGAAAACATCTACATCTCCATCATTATCAAAATCTACTAGTGTAGGTCCTGAATAACCACCAAGGTTAGTAAGTCCAAATGGATTTGTGCCTTGTAAGACAAAGTTAGATGCTGTAGGGCTTCCATTATTTTGATAATAGTAATAATCACCATCACCTGCTCCTACCAACATATCAACATCACCATCACCATCCATATCTGCCAAAGCAGGTATGACAAATCCTGCAGGAACATTAACTAATACACTATTAGTAGAATAGTCTGCAATACCTCCTACAGGTATATTTTCTGCAAATGTTATAGTACCATTACTGTCTCCAATAACTACATCTACATCTCCATCACCATCTAGGTCTGCTAATGCAGGAGATGTATAATCACCTACCAAAGGAAGGTTAAAAGGAGTTACAAAAAAGTCTGGTTGAGTAGCTGAACCTCCATTTGTGAATAGAACAGCATCACCATCAGCATTTCCTGCAAATAAATCTAAATCACCATCAGCATCTATGTCAGCAAAAGTAGGTGCTGCATAGCTTGTTACCTCAAGTTCAAAAGGATTTGCTACTGGTGCTAAATAAGCTGCAGCAGCAGCTGTGCCATTGTTTTCAAAATAATTGAAAGTACCATTATCTTCTCCTATCATCAAATCAAAATCTCCATCTCCATCTAAATCGGCAAAAGATGGAGCACTACTAAAACCAACATCTATAAGACCAAATGGGTTTGTTTGAACTGCTGCAAAATTTGGAGCTGTAGCACTACCTGTATTAAGATAAAAGCGAGAGTTACCTCCAAATTCTCCTGTAATAAGGTCAAAATCTCCATCATTATCAATATCTGCAAATGTAGGAGTAAGATAAGAGTCTAGACCTGTATCAAGACCAAATGGGTTTGTTACAGGAGCCGCATAAACAGGGGTTGTTCTTGTTCCTGTATTTTCAAAAAAAGCTAATCCATCTTTTTCAGTACCAAGAAAAGCATCTAGATCACCATCGTTATCTATATCTACAAAGAATGAAGCAGTTCCATTTTCTCCTGCTATTAAATTAAGACCATTTGGATTATTTACAGCAGGACTCCAAATAGGTGCTGATGTTGTTCCTGTATTTTCGTAATAAGCCAGTTCTCTACCAGACTTTTCTCCGATCATTAAGTCGAAATCACCATCACCATCATAATCAACTAGATGTGTTCTTGCATAACCACCATTTGTTGTTATATCACCTGGGTTGGTTATAGGTAATGCACTAGCTGTTTGTGCATATTCTGGAGCACACGGAATGGTTTGAGCTGAGGTTGTACCTCCTAAAAAGGCACTTGTAGCTACAGTAGCTGCTGCAAGAGCAGCTTTTCGTTGCCAAGAGCGTGTAAGCTGGTGAGCATTAAATTTATCTATGTACAAACTACAGTAGTTTGCTAAAGAAATTGTTGTTTTTTTGTTTTTAACTTTCATGCCAAGTAAATGTATTCTGATTTAATATTTAATTATTTATTATTAAGCTATAATATAGATAAGCTTTACTCACCAAATTCATTTACTACAGCAATAAGTAAAGATTCTTTGCTTTGTAAATAAAGAGCATATTGAGAATCATCAAGTACTTTTCTTAACAAAGAATCATAACGTCCCTCTGCAGTTTCTAGACGAGTATTTACTTCAGTTAGTATGGCTTGCCCAACAGGTGATTGAAAATTGTCTGCTTTAGCATTTGCATAACGCTGATTAGCTGCCAGTCTAGTTTTAGCATTTGACTCAAATTTAAAGCGACGTACATTTATACTCGTTACCTGTTCTACTTGTGTAGTTGATAAAGAAAGTAGAGGTGTCATTTGATTTGTCAGAAAAGTAGATTTTTCCTCAGGAGTTTGAGCAAAAGCCCAAGTTGCCAAAAAGAAAAAAGCACAAGATAAAAGAAATTGTTTCATATAATGATTTGATAATTAGGGTTGATTTATTAGAAAAATTATGCAATGTTATTATCGCAAATATAGAAATTTTTTTTATAAGATAGAGATTCTATTAGCTGGTTTTGTAAACTCATCAACTATTAATTTTATTGAAAAAATGAATAATTGAAATATTTTATTAAAAAATTGTCTTTAAGAATGAATATTTTGTCATTAGAAATAAATTATAAGTTTAATTTTTGTGGAAAATAAGATTTTGATTTGTTGTATACATAGCACTTAGTTTTGTTAGCAACATCTAATTTTACAATACTTTATAAGAGAATTTAGATTCTACAAAGCTTATTAAGTAGGGTTTTAAGAATTTTTCAGTAAATTTTTGTATGGATGGATTATCGATTTGCATTTGCCAAATACCATATTTTGCTCCATCTGCTCGTAGATATTGAAGAGAGCTGGCAAGTACAGGTAGAAATAGACTTTGCTTACGAAGACCTCCTCCTGCTGCATTTTGATCTACAAAGGCAGCCGTAAACTCTACTGTGTCATCTCTTAGTCGATGAGTGATCATCCATCCTATAATTTCTC contains:
- a CDS encoding FG-GAP repeat domain-containing protein, whose translation is MYIDKFNAHQLTRSWQRKAALAAATVATSAFLGGTTSAQTIPCAPEYAQTASALPITNPGDITTNGGYARTHLVDYDGDGDFDLMIGEKSGRELAYYENTGTTSAPIWSPAVNNPNGLNLIAGENGTASFFVDIDNDGDLDAFLGTEKDGLAFFENTGTRTTPVYAAPVTNPFGLDTGLDSYLTPTFADIDNDGDFDLITGEFGGNSRFYLNTGSATAPNFAAVQTNPFGLIDVGFSSAPSFADLDGDGDFDLMIGEDNGTFNYFENNGTAAAAAYLAPVANPFELEVTSYAAPTFADIDADGDLDLFAGNADGDAVLFTNGGSATQPDFFVTPFNLPLVGDYTSPALADLDGDGDVDVVIGDSNGTITFAENIPVGGIADYSTNSVLVNVPAGFVIPALADMDGDGDVDMLVGAGDGDYYYYQNNGSPTASNFVLQGTNPFGLTNLGGYSGPTLVDFDNDGDVDVFSGTKGNGVILFENTGTASAPNFAAPVFDPFGIAGVGSYTRTTFGDVDSDGDIDMFVGQKDGIGLTSLSYYNNTTGNNTQLDFAPPVDFPFGIQNISTWQNPALVDINNDGNLDLFLGQKDDGLTRVYTNNKLFPTISIAHTGNFNECNVEQIEATVGNYLPDDVTVTWYNALTNLPITTGLEFNPEDLQFRANYYAVVTTTDGCTDQSSTFSYEPVTPPVGTNLSAQAGYNTATLDWVREGDCDSPIREYEVYADPGQFGSYFLFGYSSTTNFEAVGLINGEKINFRVRPIFVNGTYGTYSNIATVKPSIVLGEEDNEKTGFAFFPNPNNGEFNLRLQDGSASATVSVTSLSGQRVYTTRMLLKLLLI